The Coffea arabica cultivar ET-39 chromosome 1e, Coffea Arabica ET-39 HiFi, whole genome shotgun sequence genome has a window encoding:
- the LOC113718232 gene encoding uncharacterized protein isoform X4 → MANPPNVELEAAKFLHKLIQDSTDEPTKLATKLYVILQHMKSSGKENSMPYQVISRAMETVIKQNGLDIEALMSSRLPLAAGPQAGESGSSHVAGSSQRTGVIKDPKSSLTANEMSKTDSYSSGVSLVGPTAAGHDIYQGSANMMGGAGKVRGLTPGATASYQPVEAGMSVPMQFASSSFANQGFAAKMNKDGMEAFAAAPSMDLYAGKNIAGKIMEHEGTSLPIPNKLNQGAIPSNVPETSMIPSSALRDTGKSPVAQAPVSGLPFKEHHLKQLRAQCLVFLAFRNGLMPKKLHLEIALGNFFPKEEGARKEMIDHKGKELSVNEPTTGVLDNTRGALSTGPQAGGNFLKDADNNASMKEDKSGYHAMPSEHAEDSRQHSALRRRLEAEMPKQETSESQASSLRAQETDTEEEDAPANADRPPSPKYTTSEKWILDRQKRKLLNEKMWALKQQKTEQKKIAVCSAKLKESVSSSEDIFAKTKSVIELKKLQLLELQRRLRSDILNDFFKPIAPEMDRLKSIKKHRIGRRSKQLERYEQKMKEERQKRIRERQKEFFSEVEVHRERLEDVFKMKRERWKGFNKYVREFHKRKERIHREKIDRIQREKINLLKINDVEGYLRMVQDAKSDRVKQLLKETEKYLQKLGTKLQEAKSIDVDESRTATTVEKNEISVENEDETDQAKHYLESNEKYYMIAHSVKENVLEQPTILVGGKLREYQMNGLRWLVSLYNNQLNGILADEMGLGKTVQVISLMCYLMETKYDRGPFLVVVPSSVLPGWESEISFWAPGIHKIVYSGPPEERRRLFKEQIVHQKFNVLLTTYEYLMNKHDKPKLSKIQWRYIIIDEGHRIKNASCKLNADLKHYRSNHRLLLTGTPLQNNLEELWALLNFLLPNIFNSSEDFSQWFNKPFESNGDNSPDEALLSEEENLLIINRLHQVLRPFVLRRLKHKVENQLPEKIERLIRCEASAYQKLLMKRVEENLGAIGTSKARSVHNSVMELRNICNHPYLSQLHVEEVHDWIPKHYLPTFIRLCGKLEMLDRLLPKLKATDHRVLLFSTMTRLLDVMEDYLCWKQYKYLRLDGHTSGGDRGALIEQFNQPGSPFFIFLLSIRAGGVGVNLQAADTVIIFDTDWNPQVDLQAQARAHRIGQKRDVLVLRLETVQTVEEQVRASAEHKLGVANQSITAGFFDNNTSAEDRREYLESLLRECKKEEASPVLGDDALNDLIARSESEIDIFESVDKKRREEEMGAWRKLVIESGAEDRECLPPLPSRLLTDDDLKLFYEAMKISEAPPQVVASNSGMKRKSDYLGGLDTRQYGRGKRAREVRSYEEQWTEEEFEKMCQADSPGSPQVKEEIIEKKLSAVISDCVMLTGETQAQMPQQPLNPIVQPAAEPSKEVTPPSKRGRGRPRRTPTTTELLPSPGALLASSGVQPMNAMPKTENVSCSQVVSLSEGLQDLAPENSFTVTVQQIVVGSDPGVQSVSLPPVTPAVPPTTLPCPSTPVQGRGRGRKAQSAGEAPRRRGKRLNTVVVPSPTLTAISKPEFETLVEGASSSLRACNPDPASQPSNAVHNTEKRTLVSHVPLLSSSAMSKSDLGSQEVSVLNSTMPVSDAFPCSLVMAAPNSSSIPTDAFPSSLVTAGVTQQDPLARTALAVNPVPAPPFPSVISGSQSTALAHPAPARGRGRGCKAQSGAEAPRRRGKRQNLQTPVSFEVSIDQDPRSVEPPEKKSRVSVGRRPTTRNKQEHDGLKQANVSVPSQSITDSVIGKFDTRPENGAQKPTDITQLDASKNFVDSVGPLVDNKQDNGVLKPVNIVQTVASQGSAEPSSDEMNKDHENQTQDKTNSILSNASQNMKYLPMGQVCDGKPESEVRLINSGNSDASRVFTDPPTIKEGKDETESEGRRLKDIQLDLSTGFGDSSVASISQYKQGNTAEKEMNIILSDPCQSREDGTPAQASEAEDNRTDKSACDVEADASQFIADPSRGHRQESEAEGQANTGQMVASQSFLDPAGVQVNTSVQKNDAPIVDNVVELDSSQNIAYSPAVEVQDNQGTEAQKDIDIQLETAAILSGSVPIIESADDRCCCEHRKEVEDEMEEENRTDTSACDVESHASQFIADPSRGRGQEREAEGQTNTGQTDACQSVLDPAVVQVNASLQKNDSPIVDNVVESDSPRNIADPLDVEFQDNQGTEAQKDTDIQSDTTAILSGSVPIIESAGDRCRSERGKEVGYEMEEVESSFLDLHPTISASVTPVSGLLHRSVDQAKTEEQVAKDSFPDPGCVSAPPTKENAARDKNVALKKSDDFCAELETKKEEIKEAGVNDFLALKPEVDAKILLQENSHSLVVVEPIVVASSSSVCNPENQSGKERAKSKFLDDSVVSDPGLTENTIYSDKGADNPLLLMSSDSDLLTLNDQRCDGKTCATVPTFASMGSSGAVVMFENPSGKLSDGEVEQKGSVDRSQTSDLLEEGTTAPDSEILEDISEIHSKKTFPEENKKQDNLLSQDSVSVLFSAENVASVLDNAQNKSQDICQNVDGNDPESKGSGLDEVVLFKHELTRAGEIKQKDSAFDGPQTSDLLNEAIAASDSGALTEISHCDKIATDQYEKQDTVPCQDSISVVSSIENVVSVVDQAPENSQDTCQKEDGNDLKRKATGLVEVSVLKNELTMTLETSSQTLRASEVAPVLDTTVKETRNQATEEDANGRGSKDSSVMESVVPKPEVSEVEACPGKADAEGLQSRGCFVESANAPVSMYGIANNQSLVQNTSSTRSSLEIEEVVADLPNEECVKQADDQFQVGQVGTTITEAFVPAPDSGDFVSKSSSMIVTELREDFEVKKSSITCDGTTEEKSDFQASEDYATEVLETRNMEVEPDASLAFETFKGIEERVVSNAEINVTSHSPNEGKSENLVDSKIIEEKPVKDIDREVTEFTVQTSNLKDDLPEMAEVDCDSRTDDSGKHESQDSILEKDSATTAMVSGAQTLEEMTSSTCLVLETNRLNGNNEQSENEADLQHFEEIIPINISKEVSVSCMKSVNLIDALPEMAVGEDDSKRADSEILAATDHILENVSVSTLEATRVQNLEETTPSTILVLETEGLVVQPPKKNCDEQSDKDIEMVEDGSVPDLSASSIAAAECCEIDTKSATNLLENMVDSIQSAEEEASLPLEIASQDVTPAEVAEKSEIGSGRNFVAEAHGSENAEMDDTLVAAAEASEPKPYVNLGTTESKDASTNMENMAGFRQNIEEEAPQAPPSMEIASEDVTPAETLADKSEVGSGRDDDDEVKGSKRAELVKVVVTDAEASEPQPCMDAGAPENKDGSANLLENRVNSRQSSEDEASSSLEIASQDATPAEFLAEKSEIGSGGDFVAGVQGSGRTQLDKTVVADAETSETQPHTYGEASESEDSSASLLDKIVDSRQSIGEEASLSSVMASQDVTPAEVFVENSENGCGRESVAAVQGTSRAELDKTVVAYTEASGPQPCTNQGASESKDGLQQLVEEYSDMASDM, encoded by the exons ATGGCGAATCCACCTAATGTGGAGCTGGAAGCGGCAAAATTCTTGCATAAACTTATTCAAGACTCTACAGATGAGCCAACAAAGCTGGCAACAAAGCTTTATGTG ATTTTGCAACACATGAAATCTAGTGGGAAGGAGAATTCAATGCCCTACCAAGTAATATCTAG GGCCATGGAGACTGTGATTAAGCAAAATGGCCTTGACATTGAAGCTTTAATGTCATCAAGGCTCCCTCTCGCTGCTGGACCACAAGCAGGAGAATCTGGATCATCCCATGTTGCAG GTTCTTCACAGAGGACGGGGGTTATAAAGGACCCCAAGTCAAGCTTGACTGCAAATGAGATGTCTAAAACTGATTCCTATAGCTCAGGCGTGTCGCTTGTTGGTCCAACTGCTGCTGGGCATGATATATATCAAGGATCAGCCAATATGATGG GTGGAGCTGGCAAGGTACGTGGACTGACACCTGGTGCTACTGCTTCATATCAGCCAGTAGAAGCAGGGATGTCAGTACCTATGCAGTTTGCAAGTTCTTCATTTGCTAATCAGGGTTTTGCTGCAAAGATGAATAAGGATGGAATGGAAGCTTTTGCAGCTGCACCATCAATGGATCTTTATGCAGGCAAGAACATTGCTGGAAAGATAATGGAACATGAAGGAACCAGTCTACCTATTCCTAATAAGTTAAATcag GGGGCAATTCCAAGTAACGTTCCAGAAACAAGTATGATACCAAGTTCAGCTTTAAGAGATACTGGAAAATCTCCTGTTGCTCAGGCTCCTGTTTCTGGCTTGCCTTTTAAGGAACATCATCTGAAACAGCTTAGAGCTCAATGCCTTGTGTTTTTAGCTTTCAG AAATGGTTTGATGCCGAAGAAACTTCATCTTGAAATTGCTCTTGGAAACTTCTTCCCTAAAGAAG AAGGAGCTCGCAAAGAAATGATTGATCATAAAGGGAAAGAGCTGTCTGTTAATGAACCGACAACTGgagtgcttgataacacaaggGGTGCACTTTCTACAGGGCCTCAAGCAGgaggaaattttttaaaagatgCCGATAATAATGCAAGCATGAAGGAAGATAAAAGTGGTTACCATGCCATGCCATCTGAACATGCTGAAGATAGCAGACAGCATTCAGCTTTAAGAAGGAGATTGGAGGCTGAAATGCCAAAGCAAGAAACATCAGAATCACAGGCATCTTCACTCAGAG CACAAGAAACTGATacagaagaggaagatgctccTGCAAATGCTGATAGGCCTCCATCTCCAAAGTATACAACATCAGAAAAATGGATATTGGATCGACAGAAAAGGAAACTTCTCAATGAGAAAATGTGGGCATTGAAACAGCAGAAAACAGAGCAGAAAAAGATTGCTGTTTGTTCTGCCAAGCTAAAG GAAAGTGTGAGTTCATCTGAAGATATTTTTGCTAAAACAAAAAGTGTGATTGAATTGAAGAAGCTTCAGTTATTGGAATTGCAACGTCGTCTTCGGAG TGACATTTTGAATGACTTTTTCAAACCAATAGCACCTGAAATGGACCGTCTCAAGTCGATCAAAAAACATAGAATTGGAAGGAGATCAAAACAACTTGAGAGGTATGAACAGAAAATGAAGGAAGAGCGACAAAAGAGAATTCGTGAGAGGCAGAAGGAATTCTTCAGCGAAGTAGAGGTTCATAG GGAAAGACTGGAAGATGTATTCAAAATGAAAAGAGAACGCTGGAAAGGTTTCAATAAGTATGTGAGGGAATTCCATAAGAGGAAGGAACGCATACATCGAGAGAAGATTGATAGGATCCAGCGTGAGAAGattaatttattaaaaatcaatGACGTTGAGGGGTATCTTCGGATGGTCCAG GATGCCAAATCAGATCGTGTAAAACAACTACTTAAAGAGACTGAAAAATATCTTCAAAAGCTTGGAACCAAACTGCAGGAAGCAAAGTCAATCGATGTAGATGAGAGCAGAACAGCTACTACTGTGGAGAAAAATGAGATTTCAGTTGAGAATGAAGATGAAACAGACCAAGCAAAG CATTACTTGGAAAGCAATGAGAAATACTATATGATTGCTCACAG TGTAAAAGAGAATGTATTGGAGCAGCCAACCATTCTTGTGGGTGGGAAATTAAGAGA aTACCAAATGAATGGGCTTAGGTGGCTGGTTTCACTTTACAACAACCAATTGAATGGTATTCTTGCTGACGAAATGGGCCTTGGTAAAACTGTTCAG GTTATTTCTCTTATGTGTTACCTCATGGAGACTAAATATGATAGAGGACCGTTTTTAGTAGTTGTGCCTTCTTCTGTGCTACCTGGGTGGGAGTCAGAAATTAGCTTCTGGGCACCAGGCATCCACAAAATTGTGTATTCTGGACCACCAGAGGAGCGGCGTAGGCTATTTAA GGAACAAATTGTTCATCAGAAATTTAATGTTCTATTGACGACATATGAGTATTTGATGAACAAGCATGACAAGCCAAAACtgagcaaaatacaatggcgtTATATCATCATCGATGAAGGGCATCGTATAAAGAATGCTTCCTGCAAGTTGAATGCGGACTTGAAGCACTACAGAAGTAATCATAGATTGCTGTTGACTGGAACTCCGCTGCAG AACAATCTTGAGGAGCTTTGGGCACTGCTCAACTTCTTGCTGCCAAATATTTTTAATTCTTCAGAGGACTTCTCCCAGTGGTTTAACAAACCTTTTGAGAGTAATGGCGACAATTCTCCTGATGAG GCTTTACTATCCGAGGAAGAGAATCTTTTGATCATAAATCGCCTTCATCAAGTTTTACGTCCATTTGTCCTTCGGCGATTGAAGCACAAG GTTGAAAATCAGTTGCCTGAGAAGATTGAGAGATTGATTAGGTGTGAAGCATCTGCCTATCAGAAACTTTTAATGAAGAGGGTAGAAGAGAATCTTGGTGCAATTGGAACATCAAAG GCCCGATCGGTGCATAACTCTGTGATGGAGCTCCGGAACATCTGCAATCACCCCTACCTTAGTCAACTTCATGTAGAAGAG GTTCATGACTGGATACCGAAGCATTATCTGCCAACCTTTATAAGACTTTGTGGGAAGCTTGAGATGCTAGATCGCTTATTGCCCAAACTAAAGGCAACTGATCATCGG GTTCTTCTTTTCTCAACAATGACTAGGCTGCTTGATGTCATGGAGGACTATCTTTGCTGGAAGCAATATAAGTATCTACGCTTAGACGGACACACATCTGGAGGTGATCGAGGAGCGCTGATTGAGCAGTTCAATCAACCTGGTTctccattttttatatttttacttAG TATTCGAGCTGGAGGTGTTGGGGTTAATCTCCAAGCTGCTGATACTGTGATAATTTTTGACACAGATTGGAATCCTCAG GTTGATCTGCAAGCACAGGCAAGAGCTCATAGGATTGGACAAAAGAGAGATGTTCTTGTTCTTCGACTTGAAACG GTTCAAACTGTAGAGGAACAAGTAAGAGCTTCAGCAGAACACAAACTAGGAGTTGCAAATCAGAGCATCACTGCCGGCTTTTTTGATAATAATACCAG TGCAGAAGATAGAAGAGAATACTTGGAGTCCCTTCTGCGGGagtgcaagaaggaagaagctTCACCTGTTTTGGGTGATGATGCTTTGAATGATCTTATAGCCCGCAG TGAATCAGAAATTGATATATTTGAATCGGTCGACAAAAAAAGGCGAGAAGAAGAGATG GGGGCATGGAGGAAGCTGGTCATAGAGAGTGGGGCTGAAGATCGTGAGTGCTTACCTCCCTTGCCTTCTCGACTTCTCACTGATGACGACCTCAAATTATTCTATGAAGCAATGAAGATATCTGAAGCACCACCACAAGTGGTGGCTTCTAATAGTGGAATGAAAAGGAAGAGTGATTACCTTGGGGGCCTTGATACTCGCCAGTATGGAAGAGGAAAACGAGCGAGAGAG GTACGATCCTATGAAGAGCAATGGACTGAGGAAGAATTTGAAAAAATGTGCCAAGCTGATTCACCAGGATCCCCTCAAGTGAAGGAGGAGATCATAGAAAAGAAATTGTCAGCCGTTATTAGTGACTGTGTCATGTTGACTGGTGAAACACAGGCACAGATGCCACAGCAACCACTGAACCCTATTGTTCAGCCAGCGGCAGAACCAAGCAAAGAGGTAACTCCACCATCTAAACGCGGACGTGGTAGGCCAAGAAGAACACCAACTACTACGGAATTATTGCCCTCTCCAGGGGCTCTTCTAGCATCTTCTGGAGTACAACCAATGAATGCTATGCCCAAGACGGAAAATGTCTCCTGCTCTCAGGTGGTTTCTCTTTCTGAAGGTTTGCaagatttggctcctgagaacaGCTTCACTGTGACTGTCCAGCAAATTGTCGTGGGAAGTGATCCTGGAGTGCAGTCAGTTTCTCTACCTCCTGTTACTCCTGCAGTTCCGCCTACTACTCTTCCGTGCCCTTCCACACCTGTACAAGGAAGGGGCCGAGGTCGTAAGGCACAATCTGCTGGAGAAGCCCCAAGACGTAGAGGTAAGAGACTGAATACTGTAGTTGTTCCTTCTCCAACACTGACAGCAATAAGCAAGCCTGAGTTTGAGACCCTGGTAGAAGGAGCTTCAAGCTCTTTGAGAGCCTGTAATCCTGATCCTGCATCTCAACCTTCAAATGCGGTACACAATACTGAAAAACGGACTCTGGTTTCACATGTTCCTCTTCTGTCATCTTCTGCGATGAGCAAATCAGACTTGGGATCTCAAGAAGTGTCTGTTTTGAACTCAACAATGCCAGTTTCTGATGCTTTTCCCTGCTCTTTGGTTATGGCTGCTCCAAATTCCTCAAGTATACCTACTGATGCTTTTCCTAGTTCTTTGGTCACTGCTGGTGTTACTCAACAAGATCCCCTTGCAAGGACTGCTCTTGCTGTTAATCCAGTCCCAGCTCCTCCTTTTCCTTCTGTTATTTCTGGTTCACAGTCTACTGCCCTTGCCCATCCTGCACCAGCGCGAGGCAGAGGACGAGGCTGCAAGGCTCAAAGTGGAGCAGAGGCACCTAGACGCAGAGGAAAGAGACAGAATCTTCAAACACCTGTTTCTTTTGAAGTATCAATTGATCAGGATCCAAGATCAGTTGAACCTCCTGAAAAAAAATCCAGGGTGTCTGTTGGGAGGAGGCCCACCACGAGAAATAAGCAGGAGCATGATGGTTTGAAACAGGCAAATGTCTCGGTTCCTTCCCAAAGTATTACTGATTCTGTGATTGGAAAATTTGATACTAGGCCAGAAAATGGGGCTCAAAAACCAACGGACATTACCCAGTTAGATGCATCTAAAAACTTTGTGGATTCTGTTGGACCCCTTGTTGATAATAAGCAGGATAATGGAGTTTTGAAACCAGTTAATATTGTTCAAACAGTTGCATCTCAAGGCAGTGCAGAACCTTCTTCCGATGAAATGAATAAAGATCATGAGAATCAAACTCAAGATAAAACCAATTCTATACTGTCAAATGCATCTCAAAACATGAAGTATCTTCCTATGGGTCAAGTTTGTGATGGTAAACCAGAAAGTGAAGTGAGACTAATAAACAGCGGCAACTCTGATGCATCCAGGGTATTTACTGATCCTCCCACGAttaaagaaggtaaagatgagaCAGAAAGTGAAGGTAGGAGACTTAAAGATATCCAATTGGATTTATCTACTGGATTTGGGGATTCTTCAGTCGCAAGCATAAGCCAGTATAAACAGGGGAATACAGCTGAGAAAGAGATGAACATTATACTGTCTGATCCATGTCAGAGCAGAGAAGATGGTACCCCAGCCCAAGCTAGTGAGGCGGAGGATAACAGAACCGATAAATCAGCTTGTGATGTTGAGGCTGATGCATCTCAGTTCATTGCAGATCCTTCCAGGGGACACAGGCAGGAGAGTGAAGCCGAGGGGCAAGCAAATACCGGTCAAATGGTTGCATCTCAAAGTTTTTTAGATCCTGCTGGAGTACAAGTTAATACTAGTGTGCAAAAGAATGATGCTCCCATAGTGGATAATGTTGTGGAATTGGATTCATCTCAAAATATTGCATATTCCCCAGCTGTTGAGGTCCAGGATAATCAGGGAACAGAAGCTCAGAAGGACATTGATATTCAATTGGAAACTGCTGCTATACTTTCTGGATCAGTTCCCATAATTGAGAGTGCAGATGATAGGTGTTGCTGTGAACATAGGAAGGAAGTTGAGGATGAGATGGAAGAGGAGAACAGAACTGATACATCAGCTTGTGATGTTGAGTCTCATGCATCTCAGTTCATTGCAGATCCTTCCAGGGGACGGGGGCAGGAGAGAGAAGCTGAGGGGCAAACAAATACTGGTCAAACGGATGCATGTCAAAGTGTCTTAGATCCTGCTGTTGTACAAGTTAATGCAAGTTTGCAAAAGAATGATTCTCCCATAGTGGATAATGTTGTGGAATCAGATTCACCTCGAAACATTGCAGATCCCTTAGATGTTGAGTTCCAGGATAATCAGGGAACTGAAGCTCAGAAAGACACTGATATTCAGTCAGATACTACTGCTATACTTTCTGGGTCAGTTCCCATAATTGAGAGTGCAGGTGATAGATGTCGCAGTGAACGTGGGAAGGAAGTTGGGTATGAGATGGAAGAGGTGGAGAGCTCCTTTTTGGATCTACATCCAACTATTTCAGCTTCAGTCACCCCAGTTTCTGGTCTGTTGCACAGATCTGTTGATCAAGCTAAAACTGAGGAACAGGTTGCAAAAGATTCTTTTCCAGATCCAGGCTGTGTGTCAGCTCCGCCAACAAAGGAAAATGCAGCTCGAGATAAAAACGTTGCTTTGAAAAAGTCTGATGATTTCTGTGCAGaacttgaaactaaaaaagaagaaatcaagGAGGCAGGTGTAAATGATTTTCTTGCCTTAAAGCCTGAGGTGGATGCGAAAATTCtcttgcaagaaaattcacattctTTGGTGGTGGTTGAACCGATTGTTGTAGCCTCAAGCTCTAGTGTGTGCAATCCTGAAAATCAATCAGGTAAGGAGCGTGCAAAAAGTAAGTTTCTGGATGATTCCGTTGTTTCAGACCCTGGATTGACTGAGAATACAATTTACTCTGACAAAGGTGCAGACAACCCACTTTTGCTGATGTCAAGTGATTCAGACCTTTTGACACTGAATGATCAAAGGTGTGATGGTAAGACTTGTGCAACTGTACCAACTTTTGCATCGATGGGTTCAAGTGGTGCAGTTGTTATGTTTGAAAATCCAAGTGGAAAGCTTAGTGATGGAGAAGTTGAGCAAAAGGGCTCTGTTGACAGATCTCAAACCTCAGATTTATTGGAAGAGGGAACAACTGCTCCTGATTCTGAGATTTTGGAGGATATATCTGAGATTCATTCTAAGAAAACATTCCCCGAAGAGAACAAGAAGCAAGACAATCTTCTGAGTCAGGATTCTGTTTCAGTTTTATTTTCTGCTGAGAATGTGGCTTCTGTACTGGATAATGCTCAAAATAAGTCACAGGATATATGTCAAAATGTAGATGGAAATGATCCAGAGAGCAAAGGTTCTGGTTTGGATGAGGTCGTCTTGTTCAAGCATGAGTTGACTCGTGCTGGGGAAATCAAGCAAAAGGATTCTGCTTTTGATGGACCCCAAACCTCAGATTTGTTGAACGAGGCAATAGCTGCTTCTGATTCTGGGGCTTTGACAGAGATATCTCATTGTGATAAAATTGCCACAGATCAGTATGAGAAGCAAGACACTGTTCCGTGTCAGGATTCGATTTCAGTTGTATCTTCTATTGAGAATGTGGTTTCTGTTGTGGATCAAGCTCCAGAAAACTCACAGGACACATGTCAAAAGGAAGATGGAAATGACCTTAAGAGGAAAGCTACTGGTTTGGTTGAGGTTTCTGTATTAAAGAATGAGTTGACCATGACACTGGAAACTTCATCTCAAACTCTGAGAGCTTCAGAAGTGGCTCCGGTATTAGATACTACTGTAAAAGAAACTAGGAATCAGGCCACAGAAGAGGATGCTAATGGACGGGGGAGTAAAGATTCTTCTGTAATGGAGTCTGTTGTTCCTAAGCCTGAAGTGTCAGAGGTTGAAGCTTGTCCTGGGAAAGCAGATGCTGAAGGGCTTCAAAGCAGAGGCTGTTTTGTGGAGAGTGCCAATGCTCCTGTTTCAATGTATGGCATAGCAAATAACCAATCTTTGGTTCAAAATACATCCTCCACCCGTTCATCTCTTGAAATTGAAGAAGTGGTAGCTGATCTTCCAAATGAAGAATGTGTGAAACAGGCTGATGATCAATTTCAGGTGGGACAGGTTGGAACAACTATAACTGAGGCTTTTGTTCCAGCACCTGATAGCGGTGATTTTGTTAGTAAATCATCATCAATGATTGTTACTGAGCTAAGAGAGGATTTTGAGGTGAAAAAATCTTCAATTACTTGTGATGGAACAACTGAAGAGAAGTCTGATTTTCAAGCTAGTGAAGATTATGCAACTGAAGTGCTAGAGACCAGGAATATGGAGGTTGAACCAGATGCAAGCCTTGCATTTGAGACCTTTAAGGGCATAGAAGAGAGGGTTGTTTCAAATGCTGAAATAAATGTCACCAGTCATAGTCCCAATGAaggaaaatctgaaaatttggTTGACTCCAAAATTATCGAAGAAAAGCCTGTGAAGGATATTGATAGAGAAGTTACTGAATTTACCGTGCAGACTAGCAACTTGAAGGATGATCTGCCTGAGATGGCTGAGGTTGATTGTGATTCTAGAACAGATGATTCAGGAAAACATGAAAGCCAAGACAGCATACTAGAAAAGGACTCTGCTACAACTGCTATGGTAAGTGGTGCTCAAACTTTGGAGGAAATGACATCCTCAACTTGTTTAGTGCTCGAGACAAACAGACTTAATGGTAATAATGAGCAATCTGAAAATGAGGCAGACTTGCAACATTTTGAAGAAATCATTCCAATTAATATTAGTAAAGAGGTCAGTGTATCCTGTATGAAGAGTGTTAATTTGATTGATGCTCTACCAGAGATGGCTGTGGGTGAAGATGATTCTAAACGAGCTGATTCTGAGATACTTGCAGCCACTGACCACATTCTAGAAAATGTTTCTGTTTCAACACTTGAGGCAACTAGAGTGCAAAATTTGGAGGAAACAACACCATCAACCATTTTAGTGCTTGAGACAGAAGGTTTAGTTGTTCAGCCTCCGAAAAAGAACTGCGACGAGCAATCTGACAAAGATATCGAAATGGTAGAAGATGGAAGTGTCCCTGATTTAAGCGCATCTTCCATTGCAGCAGCCGAGTGTTGTGAAATTGATACCAAGTCTGCCACTAATTTGCTGGAGAATATGGTTGATTCCATACAGAGTGCTGAGGAAGAAGCATCTCTGCCCTTGGAAATAGCTAGTCAAGATGTCACACCTGCTGAAGTGGCTGAGAAGTCCGAGATTGGATCTGGTAGAAATTTTGTAGCTGAAGCACATGGGAGCGAAAATGCTGAAATGGATGACACTCTGGTTGCTGCTGCTGAAGCTAGTGAACCTAAACCTTATGTGAACTTAGGGACAACTGAAAGTAAAGATGCTTCTACTAATATGGAGAACATGGCTGGTTTCAGACAGAACATTGAGGAAGAAGCACCTCAGGCACCTCCATCCATGGAAATAGCTAGTGAAGATGTTACACCTGCTGAAACTCTTGCAGACAAGTCTGAGGTAGGATCTGGAagagatgatgatgatgaagtaAAAGGCAGCAAAAGGGCTGAACTGGTCAAAGTAGTAGTTACAGATGCTGAAGCTAGTGAACCTCAACCTTGTATGGATGCTGGAGCACCTGAAAATAAAGATGGTTCTGCTAATTTGTTGGAGAACAGGGTTAATTCCAGACAGAGCAGTGAGGACGAGGCATCCTCATCGTTGGAAATAGCTAGTCAGGATGCTACGCCTGCTGAATTTCTTGCGGAGAAGTCTGAGATCGGATCTGGAGGAGATTTTGTAGCTGGAGTACAAGGAAGTGGAAGGACTCAACTGGACAAAACTGTTGTTGCAGATGCTGAAACTAGTGAAACTCAACCTCACACTTATGGGGAAGCCTCTGAAAGTGAAGATAGTTCTGCTAGTTTGTTGGACAAAATAGTTGATTCCAGACAGAGCATCGGGGAAGAAGCTTCTTTGTCCTCAGTAATGGCTAGCCAAGATGTTACACCTGCTGAAGTTTTTGTGGAGAATTCTGAGAATGGATGTGGTAGAGAATCTGTAGCTGCTGTACAAGGGACCAGTAGAGCTGAACTGGACAAAACTGTTGTCGCATATACTGAAGCTAGTGGACCTCAACCTTGTACAAATCAGGGAGCATCTGAAAGTAAAGATGGTTTACAACAGCTTGTTGAAGAGTACTCGGACATGGCTAGTGATATGTAG